A genome region from Acidobacteriota bacterium includes the following:
- a CDS encoding DUF192 domain-containing protein: MSAVGRIAGILLLTAACVSASAPTEYDWARAVLPGGVELKLEMAVSAEQRMLGYMDRAHVADDEGMLFLFGSIATHGIWMRNCLVPLDIIWLDKNLRIVEIAPRLQPCPPSDVDPEMKDCPVHQPMRQSAYVLEIAGGRAEVLGLAVGQSIVVLSEPELP; this comes from the coding sequence TTGAGCGCCGTCGGTCGAATCGCAGGGATCCTCCTGCTGACCGCCGCGTGTGTCTCGGCGTCGGCACCCACCGAATACGACTGGGCCCGCGCGGTGCTTCCCGGCGGTGTCGAACTGAAACTCGAGATGGCGGTGAGCGCCGAACAGCGGATGCTCGGCTACATGGATCGTGCGCACGTGGCCGACGACGAGGGGATGCTGTTTCTCTTCGGCTCGATCGCGACCCACGGCATCTGGATGCGCAACTGTCTTGTCCCGCTGGACATCATCTGGCTCGACAAGAACCTCCGCATCGTTGAGATCGCGCCGCGCCTGCAACCCTGCCCGCCGTCGGATGTCGATCCCGAGATGAAGGACTGTCCGGTCCATCAGCCGATGCGACAGTCGGCCTACGTCCTGGAGATCGCCGGTGGGCGAGCCGAGGTGCTGGGGCTGGCGGTGGGGCAGTCGATCGTCGTCCTTTCGGAACCGGAACTCCCGTGA
- a CDS encoding type II secretion system protein GspG, with protein sequence MKPFTNIFQVLLLVAILWLPGCADDEARAQKDYDAAMAKVEAEALEEAIELFETLDRTYPDTQVARRARSQLVLFRGLGEAVESYPWETARELMVTTARALDQFRSRNRSWPRNLDALRPKWLSESPIDPWGRPLQYRKTQRGYILICHGADGRVGGDGDAADLSVENGRFVRKPSETF encoded by the coding sequence ATGAAGCCCTTCACGAACATCTTTCAGGTTTTGCTCCTGGTCGCCATCCTGTGGCTGCCCGGCTGTGCCGATGACGAGGCCAGGGCCCAGAAGGACTACGACGCGGCAATGGCGAAGGTCGAGGCCGAGGCCCTGGAGGAGGCGATCGAGCTATTCGAGACCCTGGATCGGACCTACCCCGACACCCAGGTCGCCCGCAGGGCACGATCGCAGCTGGTCCTGTTTCGTGGTCTCGGCGAGGCGGTCGAAAGCTACCCGTGGGAGACCGCCCGGGAATTGATGGTGACGACGGCCCGCGCCCTGGATCAGTTCCGGTCGCGAAACCGTTCCTGGCCGCGGAACCTCGACGCGTTGCGACCGAAGTGGCTCTCCGAGTCTCCGATCGACCCGTGGGGGCGACCGCTGCAGTATCGCAAGACGCAGCGGGGTTACATTCTGATCTGTCATGGCGCCGACGGCCGCGTCGGCGGTGACGGCGATGCCGCCGATCTCAGTGTCGAGAACGGTCGCTTCGTCCGTAAACCCAGCGAGACGTTTTGA
- a CDS encoding proton-conducting transporter membrane subunit: protein MAFVGRRPNVRDGLMLVVASIEFLTVIELARRFATTGLDPVTWARVAPGLTIGFSAEPLGLLFALIASGLWIVTGAYGIGYMRGHQEKDQTRFFACFALAISFAVGIALSANLFTLFIFYEALTLSTYPLVTHHRDAKARAGGRVYLGVLMSTSIGLFLLGIVWTYSITGTLEFSPGGILAGNCDGRTAGILLALFAFGTGKAALMPFHRWLPAAMVAPTPVSALLHAVAVVKAGVFTVLKIAVYIFGIDFLRETGSSQWLTYVAGFTIIAASIVALSKNNLKARLAYSTISQLAYIVLAAALATPAAILGGGMHIAMHAFGKITLFFCAGAIYVTAHKTEISDMRGLGRQMPITMTAFLIGALSIIGLPPLGGSWSKWFLMLGAADADQWLFVGVFMVSSLLNIAYLMPIAIRGFFPGDGSSRPAVKEGPWFCVVPLSLTALGSLVLFFYADELYRWLLPLVSS, encoded by the coding sequence ATGGCGTTCGTCGGGCGACGACCCAACGTTCGCGACGGCCTGATGCTGGTGGTCGCGTCGATCGAGTTCTTGACCGTCATCGAGTTGGCCCGTCGGTTTGCGACGACGGGACTCGACCCCGTTACCTGGGCGCGTGTCGCGCCGGGCCTCACCATCGGCTTCTCTGCGGAACCCCTGGGTCTGTTGTTCGCGCTCATCGCGTCGGGACTGTGGATCGTGACCGGCGCCTACGGCATCGGCTACATGCGTGGTCATCAAGAGAAGGACCAGACCCGCTTCTTCGCCTGTTTCGCGCTTGCCATCAGCTTCGCCGTCGGCATCGCGCTCTCCGCCAACCTCTTCACCCTGTTTATCTTCTACGAGGCGTTGACACTGTCGACCTATCCCCTAGTTACGCATCATCGCGATGCGAAGGCTCGCGCCGGTGGCCGCGTCTACCTTGGCGTCTTGATGTCGACGTCCATCGGACTGTTCCTGCTGGGGATCGTCTGGACCTACTCGATCACCGGCACCCTGGAGTTCAGCCCCGGCGGCATTCTTGCGGGAAACTGCGACGGGCGGACCGCGGGAATCCTTCTGGCGCTTTTTGCGTTTGGCACCGGCAAGGCTGCGTTGATGCCGTTCCACCGCTGGCTACCCGCGGCGATGGTGGCCCCGACGCCGGTCAGCGCGTTGCTCCATGCGGTGGCGGTGGTCAAGGCCGGCGTCTTTACGGTGTTGAAGATCGCCGTCTACATCTTCGGAATCGACTTCCTCCGCGAGACCGGTTCTTCGCAGTGGCTGACCTACGTCGCCGGCTTCACGATCATCGCGGCCTCGATCGTCGCGCTCTCGAAGAACAACCTGAAGGCCCGTCTTGCCTACTCGACGATCTCACAACTGGCGTACATCGTGTTGGCCGCCGCCCTCGCGACTCCCGCCGCGATTCTCGGTGGCGGCATGCACATCGCGATGCATGCGTTCGGCAAGATCACGCTGTTCTTCTGCGCAGGCGCGATCTACGTAACCGCTCACAAGACCGAGATCAGCGACATGCGTGGACTCGGCAGGCAGATGCCGATCACGATGACGGCGTTTCTCATCGGTGCACTCAGTATCATCGGACTGCCGCCGCTAGGTGGGTCGTGGAGTAAGTGGTTCCTGATGCTCGGGGCGGCCGACGCGGACCAGTGGCTGTTCGTCGGCGTGTTCATGGTCAGCTCGCTGCTGAACATCGCCTACCTGATGCCGATCGCGATCCGCGGTTTCTTCCCCGGGGACGGGTCCAGCCGACCCGCCGTCAAGGAGGGCCCGTGGTTCTGCGTCGTCCCGCTATCGCTTACGGCGTTGGGGTCGCTTGTGCTGTTTTTCTATGCGGACGAGCTGTATCGCTGGCTGCTACCGCTGGTGAGTTCGTAG
- a CDS encoding NADH-quinone oxidoreductase subunit M: MNPFGDQLLNVITYLPLVGAALLMILFRDHQKKEIAWFATAIAGLDLLISLPLWFGWASAPVDEFGFRFVQQSSWIKGLGVQYIVGVDGISMLMVLLTTVLGFCAILSSWTAVQDRVRPYYAFLLLLQTGMLGVFVSLDVFLFYIFWEVMLVPMYFIIGVWGGARRVYAAIKFFIYTLLGSVLMLLGIIALVYFHNETTGLLTFDVRILQAMGSWGDWMALQSWVWLAFALGFAIKVPMFPFHTWLPDAHVEAPTAGSVILAGVLLKMGSYGFLRFSLPIMPDATVKYMPYMLSLCVVGIIYGAMVALVQKDWKKLVAYSSVSHLGLTMLGIFALNYQGMSGGVLQMINHGLSTGALFLLVGIVYERRHTREISEYGGLWKVMPVFSIFFLVMMLSSIGMPAVPGNGFVGELGILLGVFQLADKYWAVLGATGIVLGAVYMLWLYQRSVFGKLDNDANKVLKDLSPREWLTLVPLVLLSFWIGLYPKPVWNVIEPSVQRLVRQVNKVEVYPESVVALHPTATNSPAVAASDTARPHRKTAQATPTP; encoded by the coding sequence ATGAATCCGTTCGGCGACCAACTCCTGAATGTCATCACGTACCTACCGTTGGTGGGTGCGGCGTTATTGATGATCCTGTTCCGCGATCATCAGAAGAAAGAGATCGCGTGGTTCGCGACGGCGATCGCGGGACTGGACCTGCTGATCAGTTTGCCGCTGTGGTTCGGTTGGGCCTCGGCGCCGGTGGACGAGTTCGGCTTCCGATTCGTCCAGCAGTCCAGTTGGATCAAGGGTCTTGGCGTTCAGTACATCGTTGGCGTCGACGGCATCTCGATGTTGATGGTCTTGTTGACCACGGTCCTTGGCTTCTGCGCGATCCTCTCGTCGTGGACGGCCGTCCAGGATCGGGTTCGCCCGTATTACGCGTTCCTGTTGTTGTTGCAGACCGGCATGCTCGGTGTGTTCGTCAGCCTCGATGTGTTCCTGTTCTACATCTTCTGGGAAGTGATGCTGGTGCCGATGTATTTCATCATCGGTGTCTGGGGTGGCGCACGACGGGTCTACGCCGCCATCAAGTTCTTCATCTATACGTTGCTCGGATCGGTGTTGATGCTCCTGGGCATCATCGCCCTCGTCTACTTCCACAACGAGACGACGGGTCTTCTTACGTTTGACGTTCGAATCCTGCAGGCGATGGGTAGTTGGGGCGACTGGATGGCGTTGCAGAGCTGGGTCTGGCTGGCGTTCGCGTTAGGCTTCGCCATCAAGGTCCCGATGTTCCCGTTCCACACCTGGCTCCCCGACGCTCACGTCGAGGCGCCAACGGCCGGGTCGGTGATCCTGGCCGGTGTGCTGCTGAAGATGGGCAGCTACGGGTTCCTGCGGTTCAGCCTGCCGATCATGCCCGACGCCACCGTCAAGTACATGCCGTACATGCTCTCCCTTTGTGTGGTCGGGATCATCTACGGCGCGATGGTCGCCCTGGTGCAGAAGGACTGGAAGAAGCTTGTCGCCTACTCCTCGGTCAGCCATCTCGGCCTGACGATGCTCGGCATCTTCGCCCTGAACTACCAGGGCATGTCCGGTGGCGTACTACAGATGATCAACCACGGTCTCTCGACCGGGGCGCTGTTCCTGTTGGTCGGAATCGTCTACGAGCGTCGTCACACACGCGAGATCTCGGAGTACGGCGGCCTGTGGAAGGTGATGCCGGTCTTCTCGATCTTCTTCCTCGTGATGATGCTGTCGTCCATCGGCATGCCCGCCGTGCCCGGCAACGGATTCGTGGGCGAGCTGGGCATCCTGCTGGGCGTCTTCCAGCTGGCCGACAAGTACTGGGCCGTGCTTGGCGCTACCGGGATCGTTCTTGGCGCGGTCTACATGCTGTGGCTCTATCAGCGGAGCGTGTTCGGCAAGCTCGACAACGACGCCAACAAGGTGTTGAAAGATTTGAGCCCGCGTGAGTGGCTGACCCTCGTGCCGCTGGTGCTGTTGTCCTTCTGGATCGGTCTCTACCCGAAACCGGTCTGGAACGTCATCGAGCCTTCGGTGCAGCGGCTGGTGCGTCAGGTCAACAAGGTCGAGGTCTATCCCGAGTCGGTGGTGGCGTTGCACCCCACCGCTACGAACTCACCAGCGGTAGCAGCCAGCGATACAGCTCGTCCGCATAGAAAAACAGCACAAGCGACCCCAACGCCGTAA
- a CDS encoding cation:proton antiporter subunit C — protein sequence MSTILGLYNYWIVIFLMMTGFYIVVSRENLIKKVIGLNIFQTSVFLLYISIGKLSGGTTPILADGFDRYTHPLPSVLILTAIVVGVATTSVALALIVRIREAYGTIEENEIEAQESEL from the coding sequence GTGAGTACGATCCTCGGCCTCTACAACTACTGGATCGTCATCTTCCTGATGATGACCGGGTTCTACATCGTGGTCTCGCGGGAGAACCTGATCAAGAAGGTGATCGGACTCAACATCTTCCAGACGTCGGTCTTCCTGCTCTACATCTCGATCGGCAAGCTCAGCGGCGGAACGACGCCGATCCTGGCCGACGGCTTCGATCGGTACACCCATCCCCTACCGTCGGTGTTGATCCTGACGGCGATCGTCGTCGGTGTCGCGACGACGTCGGTGGCCCTGGCGTTGATCGTTCGAATTCGCGAGGCCTACGGGACCATCGAAGAGAACGAGATCGAGGCCCAGGAGTCGGAGCTCTGA
- a CDS encoding monovalent cation/H+ antiporter subunit D family protein produces METQLPALLIVVPLLAAPLCVIIRHRRLVQPFALLVAWATFVLSIAMALRVHSDGTWVYALGDWAAPWGIEYRIDTLSCILAIIVSGIGAWVLTYAPRSVAHEIEEGRHYLFYTAYLLCITGLLGITITGDLFNVFVFLEVSSLSGYVLIALGRDRRSLMAALQYLVLGTIGATFILIGIGLMYMMTGTLNMADMAVQLAEVGNNRTILVAFAFFTVGVFIKMAVFPLHAWLPNAYTYAPSVVTAFLAATATKAAVYVLLRFVFSVYGIEFATFHRLPTILLVLALVGIFMASTVAIFQQNVKRILAYSSVAQIGYMVLGISFFSVTGLTAGIVHLFNHALIKGGLFLAMGCVILRVGSVRLKDMAGIGRQMPWTMLAWVLGGLSLIGVPATVGFVSKWYLISAAMESGRWWLAALVLLSSLLSVVYVWRVVEVAYFQPSPEGREPLTEAPLSMLVPTWLLVGASWFFGWFDLAGSLARTAALTLIGGGS; encoded by the coding sequence ATGGAGACCCAACTCCCGGCCCTGCTGATCGTCGTACCGCTGTTGGCGGCGCCGCTTTGCGTGATCATCCGCCACCGTCGGCTGGTCCAACCGTTCGCACTGCTGGTTGCATGGGCGACGTTCGTCCTCTCGATTGCCATGGCGTTGCGTGTCCACAGCGACGGCACCTGGGTCTATGCCCTGGGTGACTGGGCGGCACCGTGGGGCATCGAATACCGAATCGACACGCTCAGCTGTATCCTGGCGATCATCGTCTCCGGCATCGGCGCCTGGGTCCTGACCTATGCTCCCCGGAGTGTGGCCCACGAGATCGAGGAAGGGCGCCACTACCTCTTCTACACCGCGTACCTGCTCTGCATCACTGGACTCCTGGGCATCACGATCACGGGCGACCTGTTCAACGTGTTCGTGTTCCTCGAGGTCTCCTCTCTTTCGGGCTACGTGCTGATCGCGCTGGGTCGCGATCGGCGCTCGTTGATGGCAGCCCTGCAGTACCTGGTCCTGGGGACAATCGGCGCGACCTTCATCCTGATCGGCATCGGCTTGATGTACATGATGACCGGCACGCTGAACATGGCCGACATGGCGGTTCAACTGGCGGAGGTCGGCAACAACCGCACGATCCTCGTCGCGTTCGCGTTCTTCACCGTGGGTGTTTTCATCAAGATGGCGGTCTTCCCGCTCCACGCCTGGTTGCCGAACGCATACACCTATGCCCCGTCGGTGGTGACGGCGTTCCTGGCGGCGACGGCCACGAAGGCCGCGGTCTACGTACTCCTCAGATTCGTCTTCTCCGTCTACGGAATCGAGTTCGCCACATTCCACCGACTCCCGACGATCCTCCTCGTGTTGGCACTCGTCGGCATCTTCATGGCGTCAACGGTGGCGATCTTCCAACAGAACGTCAAACGAATCCTGGCGTACTCGAGTGTGGCCCAGATCGGCTACATGGTGCTGGGCATCAGTTTCTTTTCCGTCACGGGTCTGACCGCCGGCATCGTGCATCTGTTCAATCACGCGTTGATCAAGGGCGGCCTGTTCCTTGCGATGGGCTGCGTCATCCTCCGCGTCGGCTCGGTTCGACTGAAGGACATGGCGGGTATTGGCCGGCAGATGCCGTGGACGATGCTCGCGTGGGTGTTGGGTGGGCTGAGCCTGATCGGGGTCCCGGCGACCGTCGGCTTCGTCAGCAAGTGGTACCTGATCTCCGCCGCGATGGAGAGCGGTCGCTGGTGGCTGGCGGCCCTCGTACTCCTCAGCTCGCTCCTGTCGGTGGTCTACGTCTGGCGTGTGGTCGAGGTCGCGTACTTCCAGCCCTCGCCCGAAGGACGAGAGCCGCTGACCGAGGCCCCGCTGTCGATGTTGGTGCCGACCTGGCTTCTGGTAGGTGCCTCATGGTTCTTCGGCTGGTTCGATCTGGCCGGTAGCCTGGCCAGAACCGCGGCGCTCACGTTGATCGGAGGCGGGTCGTGA